A stretch of the Bacteroidota bacterium genome encodes the following:
- a CDS encoding alpha-glucosidase C-terminal domain-containing protein yields MKLIQTLFQFSLSSLLLISAVSSVYSSVPSDSELSSVPAWAKEAVWYQIFPERFRNGDPKNDPTVEDIRGSWPHDEPESWSISSWTGDWYKLQTWEQTGRGFYYHAQQRRYGGDLQGVIDKLDYLQDLGITAIYFNPLFESPSLHKYDATMYHHIDNNFGPDPEGDRKIWESEDPADPSTWQWTSADKLFLKLIKEAHARDIRVIIDGVFNHVGQTFWAFEDVKRHGAASQYKDWFFIKSFDNPATPGNEFDYEGWYGVRELPELREDENGLADGPKAHIHAIVKRWMDPNNDGNPEDGIDGWRLDVAEMVALPFWREFRTWVRAINPEAYIVGEVWWEDWNNEKMFNAEPWLRGDAFDAVMNYRVAREAGYFFKAKQRKILATEFLRRLDSLRSEYRPDVNHVLLNLFDSHDTDRLTSQIVNPDTKYDKHVNLNDNKDYDVRKPNDAEMKTLKLMVLFQMTYLGAPMVYYGGEAGMWGADDPDERKPMLWADMKYENEASHPFGSQRPNDRNEFDAGLFAYYKKCIAARKASPALTKGDFVGLLGDDKGDVIAYKRSYSNDIAIVILNNSRMSRSVRVPLPADLRKLKWRNVFDSTRFKISGNHLTIKLNEKSGVVLRATGQ; encoded by the coding sequence ATGAAATTGATACAGACTCTCTTTCAATTTTCTCTTTCCTCCCTGCTGCTGATCTCTGCGGTATCTTCCGTCTATTCGTCCGTTCCGTCTGATTCCGAGTTGAGCAGCGTTCCCGCTTGGGCAAAGGAGGCTGTCTGGTATCAGATCTTCCCGGAACGATTCCGCAACGGTGACCCGAAGAATGATCCGACGGTTGAAGACATTCGAGGATCGTGGCCGCACGATGAACCCGAATCATGGAGTATCTCATCCTGGACCGGCGATTGGTACAAGCTGCAAACGTGGGAACAAACAGGAAGGGGCTTCTACTACCACGCACAACAGCGACGTTACGGCGGCGATCTGCAGGGCGTTATCGATAAGCTCGACTATCTTCAAGATCTGGGCATCACCGCGATATACTTCAATCCGCTCTTCGAATCTCCCTCGCTGCACAAGTACGATGCAACAATGTATCACCACATCGACAACAATTTCGGACCCGATCCTGAAGGTGACAGGAAGATATGGGAATCGGAAGATCCCGCCGACCCGTCAACATGGCAATGGACATCTGCCGATAAGTTGTTCCTGAAATTGATCAAGGAAGCGCATGCCAGAGATATCCGTGTAATCATCGACGGCGTGTTCAATCATGTCGGGCAGACGTTCTGGGCTTTTGAAGATGTGAAACGACACGGCGCTGCTTCGCAGTACAAGGACTGGTTCTTCATTAAAAGCTTCGACAATCCGGCAACGCCTGGCAACGAGTTTGACTACGAAGGCTGGTACGGCGTTCGTGAGTTGCCGGAATTGCGCGAAGATGAGAACGGATTGGCCGACGGCCCCAAAGCACATATTCATGCCATCGTCAAGCGCTGGATGGATCCGAACAACGACGGCAATCCGGAAGACGGCATTGACGGTTGGCGGCTGGATGTGGCGGAAATGGTGGCGCTCCCGTTTTGGAGGGAATTCCGGACGTGGGTTCGCGCTATCAACCCCGAGGCGTATATCGTTGGAGAAGTGTGGTGGGAGGATTGGAACAATGAAAAAATGTTCAACGCAGAACCATGGCTTCGGGGCGATGCGTTTGATGCTGTGATGAACTACCGCGTCGCACGCGAGGCAGGCTACTTCTTCAAAGCGAAACAGCGCAAAATTTTGGCAACGGAATTTCTGCGCCGCCTCGACAGCCTTCGGAGCGAGTATCGCCCGGATGTCAACCACGTTCTCCTGAACCTCTTCGACAGCCACGATACGGACCGCCTCACATCGCAAATCGTGAATCCGGACACGAAGTACGACAAGCATGTCAATCTCAATGATAACAAGGACTACGATGTCCGCAAGCCGAATGATGCGGAAATGAAGACGTTGAAACTGATGGTGCTGTTTCAAATGACATACCTCGGCGCGCCAATGGTGTACTACGGAGGCGAAGCCGGAATGTGGGGCGCCGATGATCCCGACGAGCGCAAGCCGATGCTGTGGGCAGACATGAAGTACGAGAATGAAGCAAGCCATCCGTTTGGCTCGCAACGCCCGAACGATAGGAATGAATTTGATGCCGGATTGTTCGCCTACTACAAAAAGTGCATTGCCGCGAGGAAGGCAAGTCCTGCACTTACAAAAGGCGATTTTGTCGGTCTGTTGGGAGATGACAAAGGAGACGTTATCGCGTACAAACGCTCATACTCAAACGATATTGCCATCGTCATCTTGAACAATTCTCGAATGAGCCGGTCCGTACGGGTGCCTCTGCCTGCTGACCTGAGGAAGTTGAAATGGAGAAATGTTTTCGATTCCACACGCTTCAAAATTAGCGGCAACCATTTGACCATCAAGCTGAATGAAAAATCAGGAGTGGTACTGAGGGCGACAGGACAGTGA
- a CDS encoding peptidylprolyl isomerase, whose translation MRKSVTAFLFAGLIFSGCGKKEDIVAEADGHKITAREFKERYEQLLSQGSNRDNIRLRNEILTNMINERLIFNDVSRQGFDRDEAYKKRMTVIETQALLDRYARAISFDTLTISEQEGEEEFRRFNTTAAVRYLYAKTRNEALRLKSRLENGETFDKLAREVFDDPGLANNGGYLGVFGWGEMEPAMEETAFSLPVGSLSDPVKLNVGYAIIKVESRVVNPLASEFDYAKVKQKLADRIQEKKIAHLVKAAAEEASVSLSARFHEAAVRQVFEHWDMLSDDADARPETGASLTPDVSAMKLMEFSSGSWSIGDFVQKVEWTTEKQRRRVRDAGDVKDMAIGLATRDVLVKKARMMGLEKDSIYRHQVAHLRERYLLQRWANSVQDTVGQSGWSSHVLDSMYAENKAQYTIPPEVNVAEILVRTEDEANKFKSRALRGENFSSLARSHSIRLWAAKNGGELGYGTKASFGPMGDAFFDARVGDIIGPAKVDPYWGVFKIIGRRPGRQKTFEEAQSQIAGELLPFRKREVAAKAVGDLRVRSSITIHNDVLENVSIVVSNQDKR comes from the coding sequence GTGAGGAAGAGCGTTACAGCATTTCTGTTTGCCGGACTCATCTTTTCCGGCTGCGGCAAGAAGGAGGATATCGTGGCGGAAGCTGACGGGCATAAGATAACAGCCCGTGAGTTCAAAGAACGGTATGAGCAACTACTGAGCCAGGGAAGCAACCGTGACAATATCCGTCTTCGCAACGAAATTCTGACCAATATGATCAACGAACGGCTGATTTTCAACGATGTGTCGCGTCAAGGTTTCGACCGGGATGAAGCATACAAGAAACGGATGACAGTGATTGAAACCCAGGCATTGCTTGATCGCTATGCGCGTGCGATAAGCTTTGATACTCTCACGATTTCCGAACAGGAAGGCGAGGAGGAGTTCCGCCGATTCAATACAACTGCTGCTGTGCGGTATCTGTATGCAAAAACCAGGAACGAAGCATTGCGCCTCAAGTCCCGTCTGGAAAACGGAGAGACGTTCGATAAGCTTGCCCGCGAAGTCTTCGATGACCCCGGACTTGCCAACAACGGCGGATATCTAGGTGTTTTTGGTTGGGGAGAGATGGAACCGGCGATGGAGGAAACAGCATTCTCTCTTCCGGTCGGGTCGCTGTCTGATCCGGTAAAACTGAATGTCGGATATGCCATCATCAAGGTGGAATCACGGGTCGTCAATCCGCTCGCGTCGGAATTTGACTATGCGAAAGTGAAACAAAAATTAGCCGACAGGATTCAAGAGAAGAAAATCGCCCACCTTGTGAAGGCCGCTGCCGAAGAAGCGAGCGTAAGCTTGTCTGCCCGCTTTCATGAGGCTGCTGTCCGGCAAGTGTTTGAACATTGGGATATGCTTTCGGACGATGCAGATGCAAGACCCGAAACCGGTGCGTCACTCACTCCGGATGTTTCTGCAATGAAACTTATGGAATTCTCGAGTGGATCGTGGAGCATCGGGGATTTTGTGCAGAAAGTGGAGTGGACGACCGAGAAGCAGCGCCGCCGTGTTAGAGACGCGGGCGATGTCAAGGATATGGCAATAGGATTGGCAACGAGGGATGTATTGGTGAAGAAAGCAAGAATGATGGGGCTTGAGAAAGACTCAATCTATCGCCATCAAGTGGCTCACCTTCGCGAGCGTTATCTGCTGCAACGGTGGGCAAATTCTGTCCAGGATACAGTCGGCCAATCCGGTTGGTCATCACATGTGCTTGACTCGATGTACGCGGAAAACAAGGCGCAGTACACAATTCCGCCCGAAGTGAATGTGGCCGAGATACTCGTCCGCACGGAGGACGAAGCAAATAAGTTCAAGTCCCGCGCACTTCGCGGAGAGAATTTCTCCTCACTTGCCCGCAGCCACTCGATCCGCTTGTGGGCGGCTAAGAACGGCGGGGAGCTGGGCTACGGTACAAAGGCGTCATTCGGACCAATGGGAGATGCATTCTTTGATGCTCGCGTCGGCGACATTATCGGTCCGGCCAAAGTCGATCCGTATTGGGGTGTGTTTAAGATTATCGGGAGACGTCCGGGGCGGCAAAAAACATTCGAGGAAGCGCAAAGCCAGATTGCAGGCGAACTGCTTCCGTTTCGAAAGCGGGAGGTGGCGGCCAAGGCGGTCGGAGACCTCCGGGTTCGCTCGTCAATCACAATCCACAATGATGTATTGGAAAACGTAAGCATAGTAGTAAGCAATCAAGACAAAAGGTAA